The following nucleotide sequence is from Nitratidesulfovibrio termitidis HI1.
CAGAGCACCTGCCCCACCCCGTAGGCCAGAAAGCGCAACGGACGCCCCGCCGTGACCGAGGCATCCAGTTGGCGTACCGACCCGGCGGCGGCGTTGCGCGGGTTGGCGAACAGCTTTTCGCCCGCGCCGCGTCGGGCGGCGTTGAGGGCCTCGAAATCATGACGAGTCATGATCAACTCGCCTCGGACCTCAAGCCGCGTCGGGTGGGGGCCGTCACCAAGAAGCCGAGGTGGCAGATTGCGCACAGTGCTCACTGCCTCGGTGACCACCTCGCCAATTTCGCCATTGCCTCTGGTTAACGCGCTATCAAAAACACCATGTTCGTAAATGACTTCAATTGCCAAGCCATCCATCTTTGGATCGCACCAAAAAACTAGCGGCGCATTTGGCTCGGCCCGCACTAACCGTTTCACAAAGGCATCCCAGTCATCTGCAGAAAATACATTATCCAAACTATACATCGGCAAAGAGTGCGCCCGAGTCACGGTCTGCCCTGCTCGACCGTTAGCGCTGAGGGACACATTTACTCGCATGTCAACGTGGCCGGTAATATGCACACCCAAATTTGCCCCCACATTATGAGTGGGAGAGTCTGGAGTAAGCAGTTCTGGCCATTCCGCCTCGATGTCCTGCAATTCGCGGAACAGGGCGTCGTATTCGGCATCGGAAATTTCCGGAGTACCTTGTACGTAGTAAAGCTGGCTGTGGTAGTTCAGCAATTCGCGCAGGGCTTCCGCGCGGGCGGCAACATGAGAAGGTGCAGCGGGCGCTGCTTCGGGTGCCGTATTGGCGGGGGAAATTTCGTCGGAAATGCTCACAGCCTGGTCTCGTCGGTCCATTGGTGTTGCAGCCGGGCCACCTCGTCGCGCCATGCGGGGCCGAGGCGGCGGGTCATGTACTCGTGTTCGGCGCGGGCGGCGGCATCCATGAAGCCGTCCACCGAGCGCGCCGTGGTGTGGTAGCGGTGCCGGACAACAAGCTGATGGTCAACCACCACCGGCCAGCCCGCGCGGTGCGCCCGCAGTGACAGCCAGACATCCACCCCGTAGCCGCGCGGATTGTCGGCGCAGTCCGCGCCGCCCACCTCGCGGGCGCAATCAAGGTCTATCAGTGGGGCAATGCCGTCCACCAGCGCCACACGCCGGTACTGTAGGCGCGCATCACGCACCATCTGCGGGTGGTAGGGGTTGCGGTCCACCGCCGGGGCGTACACCCCCACCCTGCCCTCCTTTCCGGAAGGGCCGCCCTGCCCGCGCGCAGCCAGCGCCGCGCCCATGCGGGCCATGCGCAGGGCTGCGCGCGCTACCAGCGGCGGGCGCGTCTCGAAGGAAATGTCGTTGTTCAGAAACCACAGGTGCGTGCACCCCATGTCCCGCGCGGCGTCCAGGCAGTACGCCAGCGCACCGCCCCAGAACAGGTTGTCCGGCAGCCTGCGCCATGCGCCGATGGCCGGGCGCGGAGCCGCGTTGTCCAGCACCAGCACCCGCTCCGCCTGGTTCACGGGATCGGGGTCGGCCCGGCGCATGGTGTCTGCCAGATTGGCGGCCAATGCCGGGTCGCCGTAGTGCAGGATGACCGTGGCGATGACGGGGACAAAGACGGGTGCGGATGTGGGGGCACCCCCCGACGCCGCATCCGTGCCACTATCCGTGCCACAGTCCGGGCCGCGTTCCGGACCAACTCCATCCGTCACAGAATCTCCTGCAACTGCCGGAAGTTCTCCGGCCTGCCCACGGTAACCAGGGTGTCGCCGGGGTTCAGTTCGTAGGTCGATTCCGGGTTGAACAGCATGCGTCCGTCGGGCTTCTTCACCCCGATGACGATCAGGTTGAACCGCTGCCGGATGCCCGACGCCATCAGCGTCTTGCCCGACAGTTCAGAGGCGTCGCCCACGGTCAGCTCTTCCATCTGGATGTTCAGGTCGGTCTTGGAGTGGGCCAGCTCCATGAACGTGGTCACCGTGGGCCGCAAAATGGACTGGGCCATGCGCAGTCCGCCAAGGTGATGCGGCAGGAACACCCGGTCCGCGCCCGCCAGTTGCAACTTTCCGATGTGCGAGGCATCGCCCGCGCGGGCGATGATGGCCATGTCCGGGTTCAACTGGCGCGCACTGAGCACCACGTACACGTTGGCGGAATCCAGCGACAGCGCGGCGATAAGCGCCCGGGCGTGCCCGATGTTGCAGGCGTTCAGCACGTCGTCGCTGGTGGCGTCGCCCGCAAGGTGCACTATGCCGTCGTTTTCCAGCCGTTCCACGGCAACCGGGTCGTTTTCCACCACCACGATGGGCACGCCTTCCTGCATCAGTTCACGCGCCACCACAGAGCCGATGCGGCCATAGCCGCAAATGACGCAGTGGCCGCGCAGCGAGGATATGGTCTTCAGCACCCTGCGCCTCCCGAGCACTTTGTAAAGCTTGCCATCCACCAGCAGTTGCGAGAACGCGCCGAGGATGAAGGCGAAGTTGCCGACACCCGTCAGAATCAGCACCGTGGTCAGCACCCGGCCCGGTGGCGACAGGGGGTGCACCTCCTGAAAGCCCACCGTGGAAAGGGTGATGACCACCATGTAGAAGCTGTCCCACAGGGACCAGCCCTCGATGTGCGCATAGGCCCAGATTGCCGAGGCGAACACCAGCAGCATGGTGCACTGGCTGATGACCAGTGGCCCCCATGCGCCAAGACGGGTGCGCAGCCGATGGTACAGGGTGATCAGCGGGTGTTGCCGCATGCGCCGTTGTCCTGTGTGACCGTTGTGGCCCGGAATGAGCTGGACGTATGCACCATTGCGCACCCTCGCCCGCCGTGGGGCGTGCACCCCATCACCTGTGCCGACGCGCCGTGCCGCCGACGTCTTCGCCCGTATGCTAGCCGGCCCCCGTGGCCCCCAGCAGGTGTTCACGCAGCAGCCGGATGCGGTCGCGCAGTTCCGCCGCCCGCTCGAATTCCAGTTCCTTGGCGGCCTCGCGCATGTCGCGCTCAAGCTGCTGGATCTGCTTGGCCAGTTCGTGCGGGTCGCTGGACCAAGGCGCAAAGGTTTCCGCCGCCTGCGCCGCGCCCTTGCGCCCCTTGCCCTTGCGGCCCTTGGCTTCGGCGGCTTCGGCGTAGATGGCGTCGAACGGGGTTTCCACCGCCTTGCGGATGGTGGCGGGCACGATGTGGTGCGCCTCGTTGTAGCCGGTCTGCCGTTCGCGCCGCCGCGCCGTTTCGTCCATGGCGGCCTGCATGGAGCGGGTCACCACGTCCGCGTACATCAGCACCCGGCCTTCAGCGTTGCGCGCGGCGCGGCCAAAGGTCTGGATGAGCGAACCCGTGGAGCGCAGAAAGCCCTCCTTGTCCGCATCCAGTATGGATACCAGAGAAACCTCCGGAATATCAAGACCTTCACGCAGCAGGTTGATGCCCACCAGCACGTCGAATTCCTTGCGCCGCAACGCCTGGATGATGGCCATGCGCTCCATGGTGTCGATGTCGGAATGCAGGTAGCGGGCGGCCACGCCCATCTCGTTGAAGTATTCGGTCAGGTCTTCGGCCATGCGCTTGGTCAGGGTGGTCACCAGCACCCGCTCGTCGCGCGCGGCGCGCAGGCGGCATTCGCCCAAAAGATCATCGACTTGTCCCTTTGTCGGGCGCACTTCCGTGATGGGGTCCACAAGGCCGGTGGGCCGGATGATCTGCTCGGCCACGATGCCCTGCGAACGGTCCAGTTCCCACTTGCCCGGCGTGGCGGACACATAGATGGCCTGGTTCAGCCGGGCCAGGAATTCGTGAAATTCCAGCGGCCTGTTATCCAACGCAGAGGGCAGCCGGAACCCGTAATCGACAAGGGTGGACTTGCGCGACCGGTCGCCCTTGTACATGGCCCCCACCTGCGAAACCGTGATGTGCGATTCGTCCACGAACAGCAGGAAATCGTCGGGAAAGTAGTCCAGCAGGCACGAGGGCGGATCGCCCGCCTTGCGGCCATCCAGATGGCGCGAATAGTTTTCCACCCCGTTGCAGTAGCCCATCTCTTCCATCATCTCGAGGTCGAGCATGGTGCGCTGTTCCAGCCGCTGCGCTTCCACCAGCCGGTTGCCGCCCTTCAGTTCGCGCAGGCGTTCGCCCAGTTCGTCGCGGATGTCGGAAATGGCGCGCACCAGGTTGTCGCGGTCGGACACGTAGTGGCTGGCGGGGTAGATGACCGTCTTGCCCACGGATGCAAGCACCTGCCCAGTGAGCGGGTCGATCTCGTTGATGGCGTCGATGTCGTCGCCAAAAAATTCGATGCGCAGCGCCCGCTCGTGATGATAGGCGGGAATGATTTCCAGCACGTCGCCGCGCACCCGAAAGGTGCCGCGATGGAAGTCGTAGTCGTTGCGCTCGTACTGCACCTCCACCAGCCGGGTGATCAGCGCGTCCATGGAAAGCCGCTGCCCGGTCTCCACGGGGATGACCAGCTTGGCGTAGTATTCCGGCGAACCCAGGCCGTAAATGCACGACACCGAGGCCACGATGACCACGTCGCGCCGGGTGAGCAGCGCGTGGGTGGCCGCGTGGCGCAGCTTGTCGATGTTGTCGTTGATGGACGAATCCTTCTCTATGTAGGTGTCCGACGACGGCACGTAGGCTTCCGGCTGGTAGTAGTCGTAATAGCTGACGAAATATTCCACCGCGTTCTCCGGGAACAGCTGGCGGAATTCGTTATACAGCTGGGCGGCCAGGGTCTTGTTGGGGGCCAGCACCAGGGCGGGCCTGCCGCAGCGGGCAATGACCTGGGCCATGGTGAAGGTCTTGCCGGAACCGGTGACGCCCAGCAGCACCTGGTCGGTCACGCCCGCCTCGATGTTGGAGACGATCTGGCCAATGGCCTCGGGCTGGTCGCCGCGCGGTTCGTACTCGGTGCGCAGGATGAACGGGGATTGGGTCATATGTGTGTCCGTGGCCCGTTGCGGGCCCGTGATGTATGAAAAGAGTCTGGCGGGCTGGCGCCCCGGCCATGCTGTCACCAGACATGCAGTGATCGGCCATGCTGTCACCGCACATGCCGTCACCAGGCTCCCTGCCGCGCAACGGCGGCGGGGCCTTCAAACGGCGATGCACCCCGATGAACGCCCGCCGGAGGGGGAATGCAGGCGCGGTTCGGCCTGCCGCCCCCTTCCATCCGTCGGAAAGATGGTCTAGAAAAATCCGGAAGCGGCACGCCCCGTTGCCTGCACACGCAGGCGCATACCGATGGCCGCCACGCCAAACCCGACGAAGCACGCGCTTTCGGCTGCCCGGTTCACTACCCCGGCATGCCGGAACCACGCATGGAGCCCGCATGGAACTGACCGTCATTCCCGTGGAAGGCACGCCCCCGGTGGAGCGCATCCACGTCATATCCGTCACCATCCGCACCTTCAAGGGGCGGCGCAACGTTCAGGCCCATCTTTTCCGCCTGACCGGCGAAGCCGCAACCGCCGAGGCGCTGGCAAACCTGCGCGGCATGCCCGGACTTGTCGGCGGCCCGCTGGAGCCGGACGCTCCGGGCGCAGAAGACCTTACCGGCCCCGAAGCCGAAACCGACGCCCTGCGTACCGTGCTGGAAGCCTTTACCGAGTCGGAACGCGACGCGGTGGTGAACTACCTTTCGCAGCGCTACGCCGACCGGCTGACCTGCATCATCGCCTGTCCGCTGCAACTGCCGGTGCCGCGCGGGGTGGTGCCCTTCTCTACCCTGCCGGAAGGCAAGACCATGGGGATCATCCGCTTCGACGAGGTGCCCCGCTATCCGCTGCCCTTTGCAATTCGCGGTTTCTACGATCTGGCCCAGCACGAGCCGCTGGTGCACGAACAGGAATAACCCGCCGCGCCGCCGTGCGCCACCGGGCAGGGCAACTCCGGACCGGGTGACGCCGGACGTGACAACACCGGACAACAGGTAGTGTCTGGAACGGTGCACCTCCCGGTACGGAAACGTACGCGGTGCGCTGGCGGGCCGTCTGACCCACTCCACCCGTCGCCCGCTCCACCCATCGCCGACTACAGAGGCCTGAAACCGGCCGGGACACGCCAGTGCCTGGCCGGTCTTTGATCGGAACTGGCGTCCACTCCTGTCTGCTGCGCGCCCATCCACGGGGCGTCCGGCCCCGGCGTCAATGTCCGCACCGGCAACGCTGAAATATCCGGGCAGCGGGCCTCGCTGCCGTCGGCAAGGCGCAGCCCGCCGCGCACCCCGTCCGCCAGCCGGGCCAGAAATTCCGGGCGCGGCAGTTCGCGCGCGCCAAAGCGCACCATGTGCGGCGTGGTCTGCTGACAGTCGATGAGGGTGCAGCCCGCCTGGCTCAGCCATGACGCCAGCCAGGTGAAGGCCACCTTGGAGGCATCGGGCGTCAGGCGGAACATGGATTCGCCGTAGAACACCCCGCCCAGGGCCACGCCGTACAGCCCGCCCACCAGCCTGCCGTCCTGCCATGCCTCCGCCGAATGGGCGATGCCCAGACGATGCAGCGCCTCATAGGCGTTGATCATGGCGGGCACCAGCCATGTGCCGCGCTGCCCCTGCCGGGGCGTGCCCGCGCAGCGCCGGATGACCGGGGCAAAGGCCTTGTCGAAGGTAACCTCGAAGGTGTTCGAACGGATGCACCGCGCCAGACTGCGCGCCACGTGCAGTTCGTCCGGCAGCAGCGCACAACGCGGATCGGGCGACCACCACAGGATGGGCGTGCCCCGGTCGTACCAGGGATAGATGCCGCGCAGGTAGGCAGCCACCAGCCGGGCGGGCGAAAGATCGCCCCCCACGGCCAGCAGCCCCTCTGGCGGTGCGGCAGCCGGATCGGGGAAATCGGAACCATCCCCGGTCATCCGACCCAGCACGCGTACGTTCATTTTCCGGTGGCGGCTTCGTCGCCGCCAAGCGGCTCGTAACGGAACACCAGCCCCAGCCCGGCAATCCCCTGCGCGTCGGGCGGCCCGGTCTGAACGGAGCTTGTCTGGGCGGCAGTTGTCGGCGTAGCCACGGCCCCGTCAGCGGCCACATTCGCGGCCACGTCAGCAGACGGCGAACCCTTCGCCGCGCTCTTGCCCTTCCCCTTGCGGGCGGGCTTGGCGGGCGCGGCTGCCGCTTCCGGCGCGGCCACGTCCACGATGGCGGTGCCGCCCTTGCGCAGCTTGCCGAACAAGACCTCGCGGGCCAGTTCGTCTTCCAGCGCGGTGCGGATCACCCGGCGCAGCGGGCGCGCCCCGAAGGCAGGCTCAAAGCCCTTTTCGGCCAGGCGCGCGCGGGCCGCCGGGGTCAGTTCCAGACGCACGCGGCGGTCCTTCAGCCCGGCTCCCAGTTCCAGCACGAACTTGTCCACGATGCGCTCCATGACCGGGGTGGTCAGCCCGGCAAAGGGGATCATGGCGTCCAGCCGGTTGCGGAATTCCGGGCTGAACATGTTCTCCACGGCCTTGCGCCCCTTGCCCGCCACGTCTTCCTGCGCGGTGGCCCCGAATCCGATGGACGGCGCGCTCATTTCGCGCACGCCCGCGTTGGAGGTCATGATCAGCACCACGTTGCGGAAGTCCGCCTTGCGCCCGGTGTTGTCGGTGAGCGTGGCGTAGTCCATGACCTGCAGCAGGATGTTGAAGATATCCGGATGGGCCTTTTCGATTTCGTCCAGCAGCAGCACGGTGTACGGCTGCTTGCGGATGGCCTCGGTCAGCAGGCCGCCCTGGTCGAAGCCCACGTAGCCGGGGGGCGCGCCGATAAGCCGCGACACGGAATGCTTCTCCATGTACTCGCTCATGTCGTAGCGCACGAAGCCGATGCCCATGACCTCTGCCAGGCGGCGGGCCAGTTCGGTCTTGCCCACCCCGGTGGGGCCGTAGAACAGGAAGCTGCCGGTGGGCCGGTCCTCGCGGCCAAGCCCCGCCCGCGCGCGCAGGATGGCTCGCGACAGGATGCCCACGGCCGCGTCCTGTCCGAACACCACGTTGCGCAGGTCTTCATCAAGGGTGCGCAGGCGGTCGCGGTCGCTGGACGACACCGTGCGCGACGGTATCTGCGCCATGCGCGCCACCACCTTTTCCACGTCCTTCACGCCGATGGATGCATCGGATGCCGACGCCGCGCGGGCCCCGCGCCGCAGCCGGGCCGCCGCGCCCGCCTCGTCCAGCACGTCGATGGCCTTGTCCGGCAGCAGCCGCTCGGTAATGTACCGGGCGGAAAGCTCCACCGCCGCGCGCAGGGCGGGCAGGGTGTAGCGCACCTTGTGGTGGTCCTCGTAGTAGGGGCGCAACCCCTTCAGGATGTCCACGCATTCGTCCTGCGAGGGTTCCTGCACGTCGATCTTCTGGAACCGGCGCGACAGGGCGCGGTCCTTCTCGAAATGGTTGCGGTATTCCTCGTAAGTGGTGGACCCGATGCAGCGGATGCTGCCGTCGGCCAGCACGGGCTTGAGGATGTTGGAGGCATCCATGGAGCCGCCGCTGGTGGAACCGGCACCCACGATGGTGTGGATTTCGTCGATGAACAGGATGGCCCCCGGCACCTTGCCGAGGTCGGTGATGACGCCCTTCAACCGCTGCTCGAAGTCGCCACGGTACTTGGTGCCCGCCAGCAGCGCGCCCATGTCCAGGGCGAAGATGCGCACGTCGCGGAATTCCTCGGGCACGTCGCCGCCCGCCACGCGCAGGGCCAGCCCTTCGGCGATGGCGGTCTTGCCCACGCCGGGGTCGCCCACGTACAGCGGGTTGTTCTTGCGCCGCCGGGCCAGCACCTGAATGGTCCGTTCCAGTTCCCCGGCCCTACCGATAAGCGGGTCGATGCGGCCATCGCGGGCACGGGCGGTAAGGTCCACGGTGAATTTTTCCAGCGCGTCGGTGCGCGGCGAATCGGGCGCGCCCTCCTCGCCCTCGGCGTCGCCGGGGCCGTCCCCCTCGCCGCCCTCGGGCATGCCGTGCGAAATGTGCTGCAGCACGTCCAGCCGGGTCACCCCCTGCGATTTCAGGAAATAGGTGGCGTAGGCGTCGTCTTCTTCGAAGATGGCGGCCAGCACGTCGCCGATTTCCACGGCGGCCTTGCCCGCCGACTGCATGTGGCGGATGGCCCGCTGCAGCACGCGCTGCACGCCCAGGGTCTGGACGACCTCTGTAGGGGTGTCGGCGGGCAGCGGTTCCAGATGGGTGGCGAAAAAGGTTTCCAGGCGCAGGCGCAGGGCCTTCACGTCCACCCCGACGGATTCGAGGATGGACTTGCCCGCGTCCTCGCCGGTGATGGCGTAGAGCAGATGCTCCAGCGTCAGGAATTCGTGGTTGCGCGTCCGCACGTCGTTGACGGCGGCGGTAAGCGCTGCTTCAAGGCGTCTTCCGATCATGTGTCATACCTCTTCGAGGGTGCAGCGCAGTGGATAGCCTTCGCGCCGGGCGCGGGCATGCACGAGGGCGACCTTGGTTTCGGCCACCTCTGCCGTGTACACGCCGCATTCGCCGACGCCCTTCTCGTGGACGGCCAGCATGATGCGCGTCGCCTCGTCGGGTGTTCTGCGAAACACCTCGACCAGGATCGACACCACGAACTCCATGGTCGTGTAGTCGTCGTTGTGCAGCAGCACCCGGAACATCCGGGGCTCGCGCACCTCGTCCTCGATGAGGATCTCGGTGTCCCTGCCGCCATCGGGCAAGCCCGATGGGCCAGCGGGTTCTGAAGGGCCTGCCATGCACGCCGGAATGGCGGGGAAACGCTGGGTGTCGGAATGGGTGCTCATGGGTGCTCGTTTCGCTGTTTCCGGGTGGCCGCCAGTGTCCGCGCCCCGGCATGTGCCATCGCTGTCCGGCAATGCCGACGTGGCCGCGCGGGCCGGGCACGGCGGCACGCTCTTATACTAACATCGCGCCGCCCGCTGTCGAGGGGCTTGCGGTCACACAGGGCAAGACCGCAAGGCCGAATGATCGTGACCTTTTTCAGGCGGGGCCGGATCGCGCCCCATTGCGCCCCATTGCGCCCCATTGCACGGGGTCACACCGGATGGCTCCGGATCACTCCGCGCCAAAGGTGCCTGCCCCGCCCCCGCCGTTGCCGAAAACCACCCGGCGCGCGGCGGCAAGCCCTGTCGCGTCGAACGTGAAATCCTCTGACGGGGGCAGCCCTTGCGACGCCCGCCACTGGCGGTTCAGATCGTGATACGTTGCGGTGGATGCGCGCGCCCTGTCAAGGCCAAGCCTGTCGGCCACTGCCAGAATGGCCTCGCGGTCGCCCTCCAGTTCCGCCACGGGGCCAAAGGGCATGGTGTCGAGGCAGACGTGCACCCCGGCCATGCGCCACACCTCGCGCACCTTGTCGTAGCCGAAGGCCACGCCGTACCCCAGGCCCGTCAGCACCTGGTGCATGGCGTCCGCATCGGCCACGCCGGTCTGCACCTCGTCCCACACCTTCACGTCGGCGGGGATGGAGGCATGCGCTGCGTCCGGCGGCTTTTTCATGGTCAGCACCGCGGCGTGCAGGTCCGGTCCGGTCTTGGTGCGCAGGCGCAGCAAGGTATTTGCCGCGCGCAGTTCGCGCCCCGGCGTGTCGTACACCCGATTGCATTCCAGATATGGCGAACCGCCGATGGCCCCCAGCGCTTGCAATGCGCCGCGAAGCGCGGCAAGGTCCGCCTCGGGGAACTTGATTTCGATTTCCAGTGCCATGTGAACTCCATGGACCGCGTCCCCGCCATCCCGCATTCCCGCTGCCATCGCGGCAGCACGTGGAAGACGGAGACGAGGCACGGCCGGGCGCCGCCCCGTGCGGCGCGAAAGAGGGCCTTTTCGTGCAGAAGATCGTCTTGCTGGGCCTTGCGGGCGCCCTGGGCAGCCTGAGCCGTTACGGCCTGGCCGGGCTTGTGCAGCGGGCCGCGCCCGGTTCCTTTCCGCTCGGCACCTTCGTTGTGAACATCCTGGGCTGCCTGCTGTTCGGGTTTGTCTGGGGATTCTGCGAGCAGCGCATCTCCCTGCCTCCGGACGTGCGCACCATCGTGCTGACCGGCTTCATGGGGGCGTTCACCACCTTTTCCACCTTTACCTTCGAAAGTCTGGGCCTTCTGGAGGCCGGGCAGTGGGGGGCCTTTGCCCTGTACGCGGGCGGCCAGCTGCTGCTGGGCCTGGCCCTGGTGTGGCTGGGCCTTGGCGCCGGACGGCTGGTGTAGGACACCGGACGACTGGTCCGAGACACCGGACGGCCACTCTGGGCCAGCTCCACGCCCTGCCCGCCCATGGAAAAACGGCATTGCATCCGCAACCGGAAGGAGCACGCCATGCGCATCATTTCTGGCGACGCCCTGCGTCTGCGCATCTACACCGGCGAACGCGACACCCACAAGGGCCGCGCCCTGCACGACGTCATTCTGGAATCGGCCCGGCGCGAAGGACTGGCGGGCGGCACGGTATTCCGTGGGCTGGCGGGCTTTGGCGCCAACAGCGTGGTGCACACCGCGCGGGTGCTGCGCCTGTCCGAAGACCTGCCCATCGTGATCGAAATCATCGATGACGCCCCCAAGATAGAGGCATTCCTGCCCCGCGTCGAGGAACTGCTGTCCGAGGGCCTGGTTACCGTGGACCCGGTGCGAGTGCTGCTGTACCGCCACGGCCCCGGCAAGGAAACGCGCCGGGACAAACAGACAGGGCAGACAGGGCAGACAGGTCAGGCGGGACAGGGCAACGACAGCCGGGGCAGCGGCAGGCAGGGCATCTAGCACGCTCCACGCCCCATATCCCGCATCCGCATCACGGATGCAGAAACGGCAGGACCGCCAAGGCGGCCCTGCCGTACGCATTTCATGCGGGCTCGCGCCCCGCGTCCTACCCGGCGGCGGGCAACAGCGCGGCGCGAATGGCCTCTATGCCGGTCTTGTCCACGTACTTGGACACCCGCAGGCGTTTGCCGGAGTTTTCGCGGTACAGGGCCATGAAGCGCTGCACCAGGTCCAGCGCCGCCTCGCGGGTCAGGTCTTCGGCCAGCACGTCGCCGATGCGCGGGTGCCCGCCGGAATTGCCGCCCACGATCACCGTCCAGCCGCGCTTGGTGCCCACCAGCCCCACGTCGCGCAGGTAGCTTTCGCCGCAGCACATGGGGCAGCCGGACACGCCGAACTTGACCTTGGCCGGGAAGGGCTGTTCCGCCAGCGTCTGTTCGATCTCGATGCCGAGCCCCAGCGAATCCTGAAGC
It contains:
- a CDS encoding class IV adenylate cyclase, producing the protein MALEIEIKFPEADLAALRGALQALGAIGGSPYLECNRVYDTPGRELRAANTLLRLRTKTGPDLHAAVLTMKKPPDAAHASIPADVKVWDEVQTGVADADAMHQVLTGLGYGVAFGYDKVREVWRMAGVHVCLDTMPFGPVAELEGDREAILAVADRLGLDRARASTATYHDLNRQWRASQGLPPSEDFTFDATGLAAARRVVFGNGGGGAGTFGAE
- a CDS encoding potassium channel family protein, translated to MRQHPLITLYHRLRTRLGAWGPLVISQCTMLLVFASAIWAYAHIEGWSLWDSFYMVVITLSTVGFQEVHPLSPPGRVLTTVLILTGVGNFAFILGAFSQLLVDGKLYKVLGRRRVLKTISSLRGHCVICGYGRIGSVVARELMQEGVPIVVVENDPVAVERLENDGIVHLAGDATSDDVLNACNIGHARALIAALSLDSANVYVVLSARQLNPDMAIIARAGDASHIGKLQLAGADRVFLPHHLGGLRMAQSILRPTVTTFMELAHSKTDLNIQMEELTVGDASELSGKTLMASGIRQRFNLIVIGVKKPDGRMLFNPESTYELNPGDTLVTVGRPENFRQLQEIL
- a CDS encoding ATP-dependent Clp protease adaptor ClpS, with amino-acid sequence MPDGGRDTEILIEDEVREPRMFRVLLHNDDYTTMEFVVSILVEVFRRTPDEATRIMLAVHEKGVGECGVYTAEVAETKVALVHARARREGYPLRCTLEEV
- the uvrB gene encoding excinuclease ABC subunit UvrB, whose translation is MTQSPFILRTEYEPRGDQPEAIGQIVSNIEAGVTDQVLLGVTGSGKTFTMAQVIARCGRPALVLAPNKTLAAQLYNEFRQLFPENAVEYFVSYYDYYQPEAYVPSSDTYIEKDSSINDNIDKLRHAATHALLTRRDVVIVASVSCIYGLGSPEYYAKLVIPVETGQRLSMDALITRLVEVQYERNDYDFHRGTFRVRGDVLEIIPAYHHERALRIEFFGDDIDAINEIDPLTGQVLASVGKTVIYPASHYVSDRDNLVRAISDIRDELGERLRELKGGNRLVEAQRLEQRTMLDLEMMEEMGYCNGVENYSRHLDGRKAGDPPSCLLDYFPDDFLLFVDESHITVSQVGAMYKGDRSRKSTLVDYGFRLPSALDNRPLEFHEFLARLNQAIYVSATPGKWELDRSQGIVAEQIIRPTGLVDPITEVRPTKGQVDDLLGECRLRAARDERVLVTTLTKRMAEDLTEYFNEMGVAARYLHSDIDTMERMAIIQALRRKEFDVLVGINLLREGLDIPEVSLVSILDADKEGFLRSTGSLIQTFGRAARNAEGRVLMYADVVTRSMQAAMDETARRRERQTGYNEAHHIVPATIRKAVETPFDAIYAEAAEAKGRKGKGRKGAAQAAETFAPWSSDPHELAKQIQQLERDMREAAKELEFERAAELRDRIRLLREHLLGATGAG
- a CDS encoding DUF190 domain-containing protein, whose protein sequence is MRIISGDALRLRIYTGERDTHKGRALHDVILESARREGLAGGTVFRGLAGFGANSVVHTARVLRLSEDLPIVIEIIDDAPKIEAFLPRVEELLSEGLVTVDPVRVLLYRHGPGKETRRDKQTGQTGQTGQAGQGNDSRGSGRQGI
- the aat gene encoding leucyl/phenylalanyl-tRNA--protein transferase — protein: MTGDGSDFPDPAAAPPEGLLAVGGDLSPARLVAAYLRGIYPWYDRGTPILWWSPDPRCALLPDELHVARSLARCIRSNTFEVTFDKAFAPVIRRCAGTPRQGQRGTWLVPAMINAYEALHRLGIAHSAEAWQDGRLVGGLYGVALGGVFYGESMFRLTPDASKVAFTWLASWLSQAGCTLIDCQQTTPHMVRFGARELPRPEFLARLADGVRGGLRLADGSEARCPDISALPVRTLTPGPDAPWMGAQQTGVDASSDQRPARHWRVPAGFRPL
- the clpA gene encoding ATP-dependent Clp protease ATP-binding subunit ClpA; this encodes MIGRRLEAALTAAVNDVRTRNHEFLTLEHLLYAITGEDAGKSILESVGVDVKALRLRLETFFATHLEPLPADTPTEVVQTLGVQRVLQRAIRHMQSAGKAAVEIGDVLAAIFEEDDAYATYFLKSQGVTRLDVLQHISHGMPEGGEGDGPGDAEGEEGAPDSPRTDALEKFTVDLTARARDGRIDPLIGRAGELERTIQVLARRRKNNPLYVGDPGVGKTAIAEGLALRVAGGDVPEEFRDVRIFALDMGALLAGTKYRGDFEQRLKGVITDLGKVPGAILFIDEIHTIVGAGSTSGGSMDASNILKPVLADGSIRCIGSTTYEEYRNHFEKDRALSRRFQKIDVQEPSQDECVDILKGLRPYYEDHHKVRYTLPALRAAVELSARYITERLLPDKAIDVLDEAGAAARLRRGARAASASDASIGVKDVEKVVARMAQIPSRTVSSSDRDRLRTLDEDLRNVVFGQDAAVGILSRAILRARAGLGREDRPTGSFLFYGPTGVGKTELARRLAEVMGIGFVRYDMSEYMEKHSVSRLIGAPPGYVGFDQGGLLTEAIRKQPYTVLLLDEIEKAHPDIFNILLQVMDYATLTDNTGRKADFRNVVLIMTSNAGVREMSAPSIGFGATAQEDVAGKGRKAVENMFSPEFRNRLDAMIPFAGLTTPVMERIVDKFVLELGAGLKDRRVRLELTPAARARLAEKGFEPAFGARPLRRVIRTALEDELAREVLFGKLRKGGTAIVDVAAPEAAAAPAKPARKGKGKSAAKGSPSADVAANVAADGAVATPTTAAQTSSVQTGPPDAQGIAGLGLVFRYEPLGGDEAATGK
- a CDS encoding NAD(P)/FAD-dependent oxidoreductase → MTDTGTPEPRGAILQRDKQTYAIVPRTPCGMLSPEILDAISRVARKYAIPIIKITSGQRLALVGMTAEQVEPIWEDLRMDVGRAVELCVHYVQACPGTAVCKLGLQDSLGLGIEIEQTLAEQPFPAKVKFGVSGCPMCCGESYLRDVGLVGTKRGWTVIVGGNSGGHPRIGDVLAEDLTREAALDLVQRFMALYRENSGKRLRVSKYVDKTGIEAIRAALLPAAG
- the crcB gene encoding fluoride efflux transporter CrcB, whose protein sequence is MQKIVLLGLAGALGSLSRYGLAGLVQRAAPGSFPLGTFVVNILGCLLFGFVWGFCEQRISLPPDVRTIVLTGFMGAFTTFSTFTFESLGLLEAGQWGAFALYAGGQLLLGLALVWLGLGAGRLV